A region of the Culex quinquefasciatus strain JHB chromosome 1, VPISU_Cqui_1.0_pri_paternal, whole genome shotgun sequence genome:
ttaggaccaaaaattgtaacaaaacaccgcgacaaaagaaacagcaacagataaacagattcaacaatagggaagatttcaggagaaaacaatacacagtaaataacaataagtttttgaattcaaactaaaaataaaacagtttttgctttaatgaaagttgataggcacactataaatggttaggcgcttatacttacatcaaaccctacgtaatgtaccacccccggccgagttaaaatgcgtaaccggaaaagaaggtgtgcatgcctggcacgaacactcaaagcgtgttctagcgtgctgctcgtactgactcagagcaagggtgagatgtaggtgtaagggcagtgcgtgttcgtcgggaacctggtgcataagatcggtcaaggcccgttcttacactgaaaattgcgaattgcgaattgcgaattgcgaatatcTTTTGAACAACTTTCGAACCTTCAACAAATTCGTATGGGATGGGATGGGACGTATGGgatcctaaaccaagtcgaatgcagctggtttgaccaaaatcggtGCAGCCAGTGCTGAAAAAGCTGAGTAACAAATTGGGCACATACGTACACACAGAGATTTGATTAGTTttagattctgagtcgataactATCCGTGAAGGTCAAAGTTTCTAGAAAAAAGTGAATTTTCCGAGCAGGTGAGAAAGGTAAAACGATGCTACATATGTAACTTTTACCAACTCTAAAGCCACTTCTGCCAGCTTAAACGCTTAACCGAAGCCAACTCCCCCAAAAACACAAGAATACTAACTATCATCATAACCCCGCACAGCTCAAACGTCCCCACCAGATGGCCAAGGCTAAGCGGTTTCGGTCCAGCTGATCCATCGATCTGTTCCGTAAAGTCGTAGTCACCGTAACGTTGTACCCAGTAGTCCATCAGCCCGGCCGCCAGAAACCTCCGAATCTGCCGATTAAACTGCCGCGTCAACGTTGACTTTTTCGGGTAGTAGATGGTGATCGTAAACACAGCGATACTTTCCTTGGCAATGCGCACGAAACCGCCGGGACGTCTACGGTACTGACGATTGTGGTACGCCACGTGATCGAGGCCGCTCATCATTACGTCCGGACTGTCCTGGTGTTGTGTCATCCACATCAAACGGGCCGCTAGGTTGTCCTTCACCGGTGGTAAGAATCTTAGTCTACAAGTTCAAGAGTAGTCTGAAAGCTAGTATAGGGTGAGCTAAAAAAAACCTTACATACCTTTTCGTTCGTTCCGGAAACGCTTCATAGTAGCGGGCACCAACGTCAATCACGTGGTAGAGGGCATCAGTTGCGTCGACATCGTTCAGTGTTCGTGACGGTGGTCGTGTCAAGCTAAGCTGTAGATACTTGAAGCTGGAACCCTGGTACAATGTTCTCATAATGAATGTGTGCAGAATCCATAGACACAGTAAAGTTCGGGCGAACGTTCCACTTGGAACTACGTGCAAAACCATCCCGAAGAAACTTAAGTACAGGTTGACGACAGCTGATCCAACGCCTCGACCAAAGACGAAGTATTTTACCTGATGACTCATCCGGTGCACGACAGCTATCGTAATCAGAGCAACGACTAGAATCGAAGCAAGGGCCATCCATACTACCAATCGAAACGGACGAAAAAGCTTCTCAAACGAAGTATACGGGCGACCGGGAggtaccgaaatgaccaaagcCGTCGTGTAATGCACATCTCCCGGCTTCAGAATCTCGTTTCGTGCCGTGGATACTCCAAGACAAGCTATCCCAAAGTCGACCTCCTCCTCCTGGATCATCTTTATCAACCCAGTACTATTCTTCTTGAATGCGTATCCCCATTGGGCGTTCCCCGGCGGGACAAGCACGGTAACCTTGAAGTTCAGCTTTTGTCGTAACGCTTTCAGCAAGTCACCCTCGAATCCTCCCAGAACCATCTCCTGACTCGGAAGATATTCCAGAAAGGTGTACGGTCTAGTCTCGAAAGCACCTACCTTTAAGCCACATCCGTGCAACGTTGAAGTCTTGTCCGGATAAAAGTCATCGATCCAGTGCTCGTCCGGCAGCATAATGAGATTTACAGCAAAACAACTCCCAGGAGCAAACGGAACGTACGTCCACAGCTCGACCTCGCCCTCAAACACTCCAACAAAGACTACGTTGACAATTTGCTGTTTCAGCAGATCTTTGAAAATCTGCAGGAGCTCTGCCCGCTTCGGATTGCCACTATGCACGAGTAGGTACCGGCCAGAGTAGTCGTAACTGTCGACGTCCAGTGCATGGTACAAGCTTCCGAAGGCCTCGTAGCTGTCAACGAGCCAAACGTGGTGCGTCCACGGTCTACGCAGTGGATTTCGAAGGGACATTGAAGCGGATGGCGATCTTCCGTCCAAAGCGCATATTATGGAGTTCAGCAGGTCGTCTTGCTTGATTCGCGAGTTCTTACCGGAAACGAAGGCCTGGGACAGCAGTGCTGGAGCAAACGGGTCTTGGTAGTTTTTGAGCAAAATACCAGCTACGGCATCAGCAAGATCCGTGCCTTGAGCTTCCAGTGAAGAAATTGTTAGCACAAATATGAACAGTAAAAGATGCATTGCGGAACTGAATATGACGCGGCAAAAATAGTTCTAATAAGTCCAGTTTCGCTATAGAATTTCTAATTACTATTTCACAGAACAAAAGAAAACCATCTAGAGCTTTATTGCTTAGTTTCTTGCGATCAAGGAAGTAATTTCCTAACCAGCTACAAAGGCTGTGAAACCGGAACAAGCTGTTTATATCgaagtttttgttatttaattagCTTTAGGTGACTTTCAACTAAATCTGGTAATTTGTCATGATAGAAGAATAATAttcttttattgatttttcatttactgaaatttcagtcaaCGATTCAGTAACttagattttactgaattctcagttaactGATATTTGTCACTGACTGAAACTTCAGTAAATTGGTTGCCAATACAagggaaatttcagcaaaagatgcgtcaaattttgctgaaaattcagtaattcaCTTGTGGCAGTTTCACACTCAAAATAATCCACACGTTGATGCTACCTGAAAAATCACGTAATCCCAATTTTCCCCTCCATAGATccgttttacgtgacacacgtaaaaataatgtgaaagtgtactggcaaaaaaatatttcacgttGATATTACGTGAAAAACCTTATAGTTTTTTTCCACTAGGTTTTTTCATGTAGCTTCTATGTGTTTTGGAATGTAACTTCGACGAAACTTCTTTTACTCGAGTGCGCCAAATTTCTACGTGATTTTATTAGTATGAAAATTGGTGGCGAACGGTGAAGATCAGCAGCCGAACTTGTGCTCGTCAAATTGTAACAGATggcaagttaaattaagttgaacattattttatttttaactaacGATTATTTCTTTCCTATCCCACGGCCACCGGAATTCTGGCCGGTTCTAGGCGGTGACCCACAAATCTCGTCGAAGGCAATCAGAAAAGGCACAACCTGGCAGTTTCCTTGACGCCGATTTCATGCATCGGAATGACAATAACGGTCCGTGCCACTGTGGTTCTTGACGCCACCGGAAATGAAATAGCCAACAAGTGGGTCATTCCTGTATATGTCCCGAAGGAGTGAAGGTGTCCGCTTTCGTTCCGATCTTTTACGTCGGTGCAGCTATCCATCAGCCCTGACCAGCCTGTTGTCTGCG
Encoded here:
- the LOC6048969 gene encoding uncharacterized protein LOC6048969, with translation MSLRNPLRRPWTHHVWLVDSYEAFGSLYHALDVDSYDYSGRYLLVHSGNPKRAELLQIFKDLLKQQIVNVVFVGVFEGEVELWTYVPFAPGSCFAVNLIMLPDEHWIDDFYPDKTSTLHGCGLKVGAFETRPYTFLEYLPSQEMVLGGFEGDLLKALRQKLNFKVTVLVPPGNAQWGYAFKKNSTGLIKMIQEEEVDFGIACLGVSTARNEILKPGDVHYTTALVISVPPGRPYTSFEKLFRPFRLVVWMALASILVVALITIAVVHRMSHQVKYFVFGRGVGSAVVNLYLSFFGMVLHVVPSGTFARTLLCLWILHTFIMRTLYQGSSFKYLQLSLTRPPSRTLNDVDATDALYHVIDVGARYYEAFPERTKRLRFLPPVKDNLAARLMWMTQHQDSPDVMMSGLDHVAYHNRQYRRRPGGFVRIAKESIAVFTITIYYPKKSTLTRQFNRQIRRFLAAGLMDYWVQRYGDYDFTEQIDGSAGPKPLSLGHLVGTFELCGVMMIVSILVFLGELASVKRLSWQKWL